The following coding sequences lie in one Miscanthus floridulus cultivar M001 chromosome 9, ASM1932011v1, whole genome shotgun sequence genomic window:
- the LOC136479854 gene encoding uncharacterized protein, translating into MRLGCYPFVIDPIVRKKRLTKVLMDGGNGLNILYIDTLDAIRIPRSELRLMGSPFHRFLTFEVVDFPGSYHAILGRPCYARFMAKPNYTYLKLKMLGPNDVIIVSSAFSHTFTCDREHYELATMVVNSSELPRLMESLTLAVPDYNKLTSSIAFCPLEETKAVAIDPTNPTKTVRIRT; encoded by the exons atgagactaggatgctacccatttgtcatcgaccccatcgtccggaAGAAGCGccttaccaaggtgctgatggacggaggcaacggcctcaacatcctatacatcgacaccctcgacgccattcGCATCCCTCGATCGGAGCTCCGCCTAATGGGCTCCCCCTTCCACAGG ttcctcaccttcgaggtggtggactttccagggtcctaccatgccatcttggggcggccatgctacgcaagattcatggcaaaacccaactatacctacctcaagctaaagatgctgggaccaAATGATGTCATCATCGTGAGTAGCGCCTTTTCGCACAccttcacgtgcgaccgtgaGCACTATGAGCTCGCCACTATGGTCGTCAACTCGTCTGAGCTCCCGCGGCTCATGGAATCATTGACCCTGgcagtcccagactacaacaaactAACCTCCTCGATAGCTTTCTgtccgctcgaggaaaccaaggcagtggcaatcgaccccaccaacccaaccaagacagttcggatcaggacctag